DNA from Candidatus Poribacteria bacterium:
TCCTTGTCGGTGGCGAAAGACAAATTACGGATGCGGTGCCACGTGTCCATCTCAATGTTCGTCCAAGTCTTGCCACTGTCGTTACTCGTCGTGATTGTCCCTTTTTCTCCGACAGCAACCGCACGGTCAGCATTCGCAAACGCGACACTTTGCAGATCATCGGCTGTCGTGCCACTTCTCATGTTCCATGTTACCCCACCATCGGTCGAGTGTAGGAGTGTGCCGTTCCAACCAACTGCCCATGCTTCTTTAGAACTTGTGAAGTGAACCCCCATCAAGTCGTTCTTTGTTGGGGTTTCTGATAATCTCCAATTGTCGCCACCATCTTCCGTTCGAGTGATAAACCCACCCTGCGCGACTGCTACCCCGTAGTCATCGTCAATGAAATGGAAGTCGTTGACGGTTGGACGGACATGTCCATAAACGGGTGGAAGTCGACTATCTTGTCCTCGCCATTCTGTGCCGCCATCGCTGGTATGAAAGATGCTCCCGTCCGTGCCACCGCTCCATCCGTTGAAAGGGTTTGTAAAAAATACCGTATGGAGGTTGCAAACCGTCGATGTTTGATCTTCTCTCACGAAGTTATCCTGTCCGCGCCAGGTCTGTCCACCGTCTGTGGTAACAAAAATTTGATTGTAATCTCCAACTGTCCACCCGCGCTGCTTGTCTATGAACCAGATACCGCCAAGTCCGAATCCGCCAATTGCTTCTTGATGGTGCCATGTTTTTCCACCATTTTGTGTATATAGCAGCCCATTCTGTCCAGTGATCCACCCGGTTTTTGAATTCGTGAAAAAGACATCCATAAGCAGCGCATAGGCTTGACGTTTTTGAAGGGTCCAGTGTCGCCCACCGTCGTCGGTGATAGCGATTAATCCCTTGTCACCAACTGCCCAACCGTTACGGAGATTTGTGAAATAAACCGCTTTGAAATCCTCATGCGTGTTCACCGTCTGTTTTTCCCAGCTCACACCACCGTCAGCGGTGTGAAGAATCCATCCTTGATGTCCTACAATCCATCCGTGTTTGGCATCCGCAAAGTAGATATCCGTGAAATGGGTTTGCCAGTCCGCTATACGAGTAATCTCTTTTTTTACACAACCGGTGAATAGGAAAGGAATTGCCAAAAGAATTATTATCGAAAAGCAAGCGATGTATTGAAAAATCTTTTTCATCTGTTTTGCCTCCTGCCAGAAGATGTTGAACGGATTTTAATTGTCTGCGTTTTGAGAGGGTTGATAAACCCCGACTGCAGCACCTGCATCTGTAGCGAACCAGAGTTTGCCACTGCTGTCTTCAAATACCGACCAGACATGCTTGTTTGGTAAACCGTCCAGAGTGTTAAAGTGTTGGAATGTCTTTCCATCATAAACGGTTACGCCAACACTTGAAAACCAAAGGTTGCCTTTGCTATCCAATAGGATGTTTTTGACACCGCTCATCGGAAGTTCCTCGCTTCTTGAAAAGGAGATTAGTTCTTTGCCATCGTATTGGCGAACGCCACTATCATCGGGTGCCGCTATATCTTGAGTAATCCAAAGATTTTGCTTGGTATCAAATTGCAGGTCTGTCACCCTTGCACTTGGCGTATTTCCCATCTCCACAAAAGGAGTGAAACCTTCTTTATGCACTGCGAAATAACGGAAACTGGATGTTTTCACATTGTAGTAACTAATACCAGCCTGGCTACCAAACCAAAGATTTCCTGCTGTATCCTGTGTGATCGCTTCGACTACGTTCCACCACTCAGGCAATGTAAACATCCCCATCGGTCCATCTATCGTGAGCGTGTCGAAATTTTTGCCATCGTAACGACTGACACCATCGGGAGAGCCTGTTGCGAACCAGAGACGACCCACCTCATCCTCAAGAATATCCTTAACAGTATTACTGGCGAGGCCGTCCGCTGTCGTGAAATTCTGGAACTTATACTTATTATAGCGACTTACGCCTCTGCCTGGGAGATTCGACGACCCGGTGCCAAACCAGAGCATCCCTTGCCGGTCTTGAAAAATGACACTGACGGTGTCATCCGCTAAACCATCTTGGATTGTGAAGGTTTGGAAACTTTTACCATCATAACGGGTGAGTCCGCCGGTCGTCCCAAACCACATAGCGCCGTGGTTATCTTCAAAAATGGTGAGCACTCTGTTGGATGCCAGCCCATCTGCTTGGGTTAAGGTCTTTTCGATTTTGAGTTCTGCTGCGCTGGCAATTGATAGTATCCAGTTTGACAACAGAAGGGCAATTAGTATTATGAGACACAATCGTTTTTTCATTATAACGACTCCTTTCATTAAAACCATCAAATGCAAGATTAAGCGGGTAATTTATGTGCCAATCGGAAATGGTGCCAGAGCAGATTGGAAACGTATTTCTTTCTCCTTATAGAATAACCATCCAAGAACGAGTGATGCGGTGAATTTTACTGTGTTCGAGAGTTCGGGATTACAACAGGGTCAAGTAATATTGGAGATTTTTGAGAGGGTGAATAAACACCGACTGCAGCACCCGCATCCGTAGCGAACCAGATTTTACCCTGACTGTCTTCAAATACCGACCAAACACGGTTGCTCGGTAGACCGTCGTCTGTGCTAATGTTTTGGAACGTCTCGCCGTTATACACACTCACACCAACACCGACTTCAGGGATTGGCACACTATCCGCGGCTGCGTGAACGTCAATCGTTAGCCGTAGTTTTTTACTACCTGCGAACCAGAGATTGCCGTTGGTGTCTCGCAGGATGCTGTCAACCTTATTCATCGGAAGTTCTTCACTTTGTGGAAAGTGAACTAATTCTTTGCCATCGTAGCGACGGATACCAGTATATTCGTCACCTACGCCTTCTTGGGTAATCCAGAGATTATCCTGTGCATCAAACAGTAGGTTTGTCACCTGTCCGCTTTGCGACTGTCCCATCTCCTTGAAAGCGTTTAAATTTATATCAAGGTACCGGAAATCTGACGTTTGGAGGTTGTAATAGGTAATGCCGGCGTGGCTGCCGAACCAGAGATTTCCCGCTGTATCCTGTGCGATTGCTGTAACTTGATTCCACCAATGGGGTAGGACCTCGATTCCTGTGGGTCCGTTGACAGTAATACTACTAAACTTTTCACCCTCGTAGCGACTCATACCTTCATCCGTGGCGAACCAAAGCGTCCCTGTTTTGTCCTCAAACATGTCCTGAATGGTACCGCGGATGAGTCCATCGGCTCCGGTAAACATCCGAAACGCTTGTCCATCATAGCGACTTATACCTTCTAATGGAGCAGGTGCCTGTGTTTTCATCGTCGTTTCGTCCTGGACGGTATTAGCGAGTTCGCTTAATGGCATATTCATGTATGACATATCTATAAACTTTGGTCTATTCAGCGCATTTGCGAGCATCCCATCCCCAAACCAGAGCATGCCCAGCCGGTCTTCAAAGATAAGACCTGTCGTGTTCCGTGGTAATCCATCTTCCATTGTGAAGGTTTGGAAGTTGTCTCCATCATAACGTGTGATACCGTCGGCCGTGCCAAACCACAGCGCACCTTGACTGTCTTCAAAGATTGTGAGCACAGTATTGGATGCTAAACCATCTGCTTGGGTAATTGTTCTTTCTATAAGAAGTTTACCGGCATTGCTGGATGAGGGCTGCATGCCATCACCCCTGTTCTGACTCGGGTGAGATGTCTGTCCGATCTGATGCCTAACATCGGGTTTAGCATCCGTATCAAGAACGATGTCGGTATCAATGATTTCAATAGTCGGTTCAGATCTCGCCTCGAAACTATACGGCTTCTGAAAACGGGCAAGATACTGATTACTGGCACCTATCATCAACAGAATCACGACCGCGGCACTCCCAAGAGCCGCCCACGGTAACACCGGTTTCCCACTCGGAGGAGATACTGGCGTTATATCAGCAACCTCCCGCATGATACGCGCTGTCAAATCAGCGGATAATTCAACGCCGCCGAGCACTTCACTCACCAAGGATTCTGACGCTTTTAAACGTTCTCGTCCCCGGCGAAGCCGTCCTTTAATTGCACTCACCGACACCCCTAAGTATTTGCTAATTTCTTTAGCTGTCATTTCGCCGAGATAGTGGAGCGTCAGCACTGTGCGTTCGCTCTCTGGGAGCCTGTTCAAAAGGTTTTTAACGACTTCAGAACGGTGTTCAGCGGCTTCTGTCTCGCGCCGCTCCGACATATAATGTTGATACGAGGATTCCTCTATCTCTACCATAGGTGTGTCCTCCAAAGATGGCATCGTGGATTTACGCCTTTTAAGCCAATTAAGGGCAAGTCGATTTGCTATGACATACAGCCAACCACAAAAACATTTCGGATCCTTTAAAGTCCCAAGTTTTTTGTAGACTTGGATGAAAGTATCTTGCGTTATCTCTTCGGCATGGTGAAAATCACCAATCTTCCGCCAGACGAGAGCATGAACGCCCTTTTGATGCTTTTCAACTAAGGTGCTGAACGCCGAATCGTCGCCTGACAGAACCCTATAAATCAATTGAACATCATTTTCTAACATCAGAGAGCCTCATAATAAACGAATAAATCAGCAGACATTTATGTTCTCCACAGATTAGATCCGCAGAGATACCAAATACGCAAACTCTATTTCCAACTTCACTTTATATTAAAGACACATTTTTAAAGCGAAAGGGTACATAATTTGAAAAAAATCAAAAAATTACTCGAATTTCCAACCTCACTTTATATTAAAGACACATTTTTAAAGCGAAAGGGTACATAATTTAGGAGTTAGGCAAATTGAACAGAGAATCGGTACATTTGCTGAAAATGCCTCGCAGCGAAAGTATTTGTATTTAACCCCCTAAATCCCCCTTATCAGGGGGACTTTAAGTGGAAATGCGTAAGTCCTACATAATTTGATGTTATACAAACCAAAACAAAAATCGTGCGGAGAAGTATGTGTGTTTTACATGTCTCCGCACGATATTAAGCTGATTTCGTCATGGGGCCTTGCTGTGGGTTACACAACTTTCGATTAGACTTCAGCGCGCATAAATGCGAGATACGCTCCTGAGAGAAGGACGACAATAAACAACGCTAACAGAAGCAACTCGGTCGCGGCGGTATTGAAATCTTTGCTGAAGTTAAGTGTGTCTTTAAATTTGGGAACCGATTCTGGGTCAACCGACTTCTGCGACATACCCGCGCGAACACCAAAAATATGAAGACTCTCTGGATCTGCTCGATCAGCATCAGCGATAAATGCCCGGAATTGCCGGGCGTAAGATTGAACATTCCCTAAGAATTGCAAATGCCTATCGAAACCTGTTCCAGCGAAGGATTGAAAAAGATGCTGAACGATCGTAACAGGTGAAATTCGAGTTACGACGCGGGCACGTTTCATCTGAGAAATTTGTTGTTGTAGGAATTCTTGGTGCAAGCGTTCCTGCTGCTCCGCATCTTTAGTGACAATCTCGCCACCCAACCGGATCTTTTGAAT
Protein-coding regions in this window:
- a CDS encoding sigma-70 family RNA polymerase sigma factor, yielding MLENDVQLIYRVLSGDDSAFSTLVEKHQKGVHALVWRKIGDFHHAEEITQDTFIQVYKKLGTLKDPKCFCGWLYVIANRLALNWLKRRKSTMPSLEDTPMVEIEESSYQHYMSERRETEAAEHRSEVVKNLLNRLPESERTVLTLHYLGEMTAKEISKYLGVSVSAIKGRLRRGRERLKASESLVSEVLGGVELSADLTARIMREVADITPVSPPSGKPVLPWAALGSAAVVILLMIGASNQYLARFQKPYSFEARSEPTIEIIDTDIVLDTDAKPDVRHQIGQTSHPSQNRGDGMQPSSSNAGKLLIERTITQADGLASNTVLTIFEDSQGALWFGTADGITRYDGDNFQTFTMEDGLPRNTTGLIFEDRLGMLWFGDGMLANALNRPKFIDMSYMNMPLSELANTVQDETTMKTQAPAPLEGISRYDGQAFRMFTGADGLIRGTIQDMFEDKTGTLWFATDEGMSRYEGEKFSSITVNGPTGIEVLPHWWNQVTAIAQDTAGNLWFGSHAGITYYNLQTSDFRYLDINLNAFKEMGQSQSGQVTNLLFDAQDNLWITQEGVGDEYTGIRRYDGKELVHFPQSEELPMNKVDSILRDTNGNLWFAGSKKLRLTIDVHAAADSVPIPEVGVGVSVYNGETFQNISTDDGLPSNRVWSVFEDSQGKIWFATDAGAAVGVYSPSQKSPILLDPVVIPNSRTQ